One window from the genome of Streptococcus salivarius encodes:
- the argR gene encoding arginine repressor, translating into MMKRDRQAVIKQMISRDKIGTQEEIKQRLEAEGITVTQATLSRDLREIGLLKLRDEEGKLYYSLSEHVLSSLDPTVKDYVKSVSRAQFMLVLHTELGEADVLANLIDSDGNPEILGTVAGADTLLVICKDAVVAERLESEFH; encoded by the coding sequence ATAATGAAGAGAGATCGTCAAGCTGTTATCAAACAGATGATTTCAAGAGATAAGATTGGGACACAAGAGGAAATTAAGCAACGCCTAGAGGCGGAAGGTATCACGGTTACACAGGCTACCTTGTCACGTGATTTGCGTGAGATTGGCCTGTTGAAGCTTCGTGATGAGGAAGGTAAACTTTACTATAGTTTGTCTGAGCATGTGCTTTCAAGTTTGGATCCTACGGTTAAGGACTATGTCAAATCAGTTTCCCGTGCCCAGTTTATGCTGGTTCTCCATACAGAATTGGGTGAAGCAGATGTTTTGGCTAACCTGATTGATAGTGACGGTAATCCTGAAATTTTAGGAACCGTTGCTGGCGCAGATACCCTATTGGTAATCTGTAAGGACGCAGTGGTTGCTGAAAGATTGGAAAGTGAGTTTCACTGA
- a CDS encoding YlbF family regulator: MKTPHQDFQKAKEELIDLLKHHEAVLAFQEAEKAIGQIPQISSMAGQMKAYQQEAVLFQKIEKQRAYEEAGEQADLIQNELENLPIVQDYRQKMQDASDLIQYVTKSIEEKINEELRHG, translated from the coding sequence ATGAAGACTCCCCATCAGGATTTCCAAAAAGCCAAAGAAGAGTTAATCGACCTCCTCAAACACCATGAGGCGGTTCTTGCTTTTCAAGAGGCTGAGAAAGCTATTGGACAGATCCCTCAGATTAGTTCTATGGCTGGACAGATGAAGGCCTATCAACAAGAAGCGGTGCTTTTTCAAAAAATTGAGAAACAACGTGCCTATGAGGAGGCAGGTGAGCAGGCAGATTTGATTCAGAATGAGTTGGAAAATTTGCCCATTGTTCAGGATTACCGTCAAAAGATGCAAGATGCCAGTGACTTGATTCAATATGTGACCAAGTCTATCGAAGAAAAGATTAACGAGGAGTTAAGACATGGCTAA